The following is a genomic window from Miltoncostaea oceani.
AGCGGGTCGATCAGCGCGTCGGCGTGGGGACGCCGGGGGTCGGCGATCAGCGCGTCCCCGTCGGGCGCGAGGATCCGCGGCAGCAACGCCGCGAGGGCCGGGCCGTTGCGCGCCTCGTAGAGCAGGTCCGCGCCGATCACCAGGTCGGCCCGCGGTCGCGCGAGCAGCTCCGGCGGGGGATCCGCCCAGTCCACCAGCATCGTGTCGAGGCGTGCGCCGGCGGCGGCGGCGTTCGCGCGGGTGAAGTCGAGGGCCTCGCCGTACCAGTCCGTCGCGAGGACGTCCCCGCCGGCGAGGGCGCAGACGACGGAGGGGACGCCGACGCCGCAGCCGAGCTCCACGACCCGGCGGCCGGCGAGGGGGACGGCGGCGAGGCGGTCGGCGAGGGCCAGCCCGCTCGGCCACAGCTCCGCCCAGTAGGGGAGGCGCTCGTCGCGGGCGTACGCCTCCTCGTCGATCAGGTCCTCGGCGGAGCGGGGTCGTGCGATGGTGAGCCGGCGGCCGCCCGCGACGACGTCGTCGCGGACCGGGTCGAAGGGGGAGAGGGGGTCGTCCATCGCCACGGGGCCCAATAGTGCCTGGTGGAGATCGATTCTCCGGCCCTTTCGTAGCGATCGGCTCATGCGTAGTGTGCGCGATCCAGATGCCCGCGTTCCCGCTGCCCGATCGACGGCCGCCCCTGCCCGCGGCCAGCGACGACCCCCTGTCCGCGTCCGTCGCCG
Proteins encoded in this region:
- a CDS encoding class I SAM-dependent methyltransferase, whose amino-acid sequence is MDDPLSPFDPVRDDVVAGGRRLTIARPRSAEDLIDEEAYARDERLPYWAELWPSGLALADRLAAVPLAGRRVVELGCGVGVPSVVCALAGGDVLATDWYGEALDFTRANAAAAGARLDTMLVDWADPPPELLARPRADLVIGADLLYEARNGPALAALLPRILAPDGDALIADPRRPHADALIDPLVAAGWSHLMREVRHGGRVDESGPLVRLHRLRPPPGGVPGA